One stretch of Thermovibrio guaymasensis DNA includes these proteins:
- a CDS encoding DUF1653 domain-containing protein, translating into MIYKHNKTGNLYCLIATANKCDNEKFPKMVVYQSLADGNIYARPYKDFFNAFSVQGASHE; encoded by the coding sequence ATGATCTATAAGCACAATAAAACAGGGAATCTCTATTGTCTTATCGCTACTGCAAACAAGTGTGATAACGAGAAATTCCCAAAGATGGTTGTCTATCAAAGTTTGGCTGACGGGAATATTTACGCAAGACCTTACAAAGACTTTTTCAATGCTTTTTCAGTTCAAGGAGCCAGCCATGAGTGA
- a CDS encoding terminase small subunit: MASVGKPRAIESPEDFEELAFEYIEWVKNNPVMKTITASFQGSISYEKVPHARPMTQYGLAAHMGIGLSTLKDYGQREEYSAMFKRICAIMTAHNVDGATSGDMSANIISRIEGLAEKQEVVSNVTVNNSLDDFYADIQAETKAES, from the coding sequence ATGGCTAGTGTTGGTAAGCCTAGAGCTATTGAAAGCCCTGAGGATTTTGAAGAATTGGCTTTTGAATATATTGAGTGGGTAAAAAATAATCCTGTTATGAAGACGATTACTGCGTCTTTTCAAGGGTCGATTAGCTACGAGAAGGTTCCTCATGCTCGACCTATGACGCAATACGGCTTGGCTGCTCATATGGGCATTGGATTGAGTACGCTTAAGGATTATGGACAAAGAGAAGAATATTCGGCTATGTTCAAGCGTATATGCGCGATTATGACGGCTCATAATGTGGATGGTGCAACGAGTGGAGATATGAGCGCTAATATTATTTCTCGTATTGAAGGACTAGCTGAAAAGCAAGAAGTTGTTTCAAATGTTACTGTTAATAATAGTTTAGATGATTTCTATGCAGACATCCAAGCCGAAACCAAAGCCGAGTCTTAA
- a CDS encoding DUF2213 domain-containing protein: MPLIKGSSQDVIHKNIRELIDSGKPKDQAIAIAYREAGMANDTDFDKLEELFDQWLEEEKQEPEHAMDKSARSYDRNGHLIVDKTIITKAAVNPYRGDSIPRWKELGLDPNKEYMLLRDPEELRKSLDTFKGLQLLKRHIPVDASQPEKESTIGSIGTDITMDEDGRVWSSLRVFDQEGIDYIESKALGELSAGYAYDAVMKSGTFNGVPYDGIMTNIHGNHVAIVERGRIGSDAIIADSIEGQLMAKNVVLKKGSLAKLREQLGMDSAEDLKKVILAVHGSLALDEDDKKAEDEEDKKAEDEDDVEIVEDSEDDDKKAKDEDKQTQADKDNESEAMRLKAREKREEKDRDEDKKQAMDAAEVRGSIMNIFKAGREVEPLVGVIALDGFNSDHEVYAYALKQKGVDTTGINTAGLAALVKTHKTPAVAMDSAPKAGKLSETTLKALRGLK; encoded by the coding sequence ATGCCTCTAATTAAAGGTAGTTCACAGGATGTTATTCATAAAAACATTCGTGAGCTAATTGATTCAGGAAAACCGAAAGATCAAGCGATTGCTATTGCCTATCGTGAGGCGGGCATGGCGAATGATACCGACTTTGATAAGTTGGAAGAATTGTTTGATCAATGGCTTGAGGAAGAAAAGCAAGAGCCAGAACATGCAATGGATAAGTCGGCACGTAGCTATGACCGCAATGGCCATCTAATTGTTGATAAAACCATTATCACGAAAGCCGCAGTAAATCCTTATCGTGGCGATTCTATCCCGCGCTGGAAGGAATTAGGCTTAGACCCAAACAAAGAATACATGCTACTGCGTGATCCTGAAGAGTTGCGTAAGTCATTAGACACATTCAAAGGATTGCAGCTTCTTAAACGCCATATCCCTGTTGACGCATCTCAACCAGAAAAAGAGTCAACTATTGGCTCTATTGGTACAGATATAACAATGGATGAAGATGGCCGTGTCTGGTCATCATTGCGCGTATTTGACCAAGAAGGGATTGACTATATCGAAAGTAAGGCATTAGGAGAATTAAGCGCTGGTTATGCTTATGATGCTGTCATGAAGTCGGGTACTTTTAATGGTGTGCCTTATGATGGTATTATGACAAATATTCATGGTAATCACGTTGCTATCGTTGAACGTGGTAGGATTGGAAGTGACGCGATTATCGCAGATTCAATAGAGGGTCAATTAATGGCTAAAAATGTTGTTTTAAAAAAGGGCAGCCTTGCCAAATTGCGTGAGCAGTTAGGCATGGACTCTGCCGAAGATTTGAAGAAAGTTATTCTGGCGGTTCATGGTTCGCTTGCTCTTGATGAAGATGACAAGAAAGCCGAGGACGAAGAGGACAAAAAAGCAGAAGATGAGGACGATGTAGAAATCGTTGAAGATTCTGAAGATGATGACAAAAAAGCGAAGGATGAGGATAAACAAACTCAAGCCGACAAAGATAATGAATCTGAAGCTATGCGTCTTAAAGCACGCGAAAAGCGTGAAGAAAAAGACCGTGACGAAGATAAGAAACAAGCGATGGATGCGGCAGAAGTTCGCGGCTCTATTATGAACATCTTTAAGGCTGGTCGTGAAGTGGAGCCTTTAGTTGGTGTTATTGCTCTTGATGGCTTTAACTCTGACCATGAAGTTTATGCCTATGCGCTTAAACAAAAAGGTGTGGATACTACTGGTATTAATACTGCTGGTTTGGCTGCTCTTGTTAAGACGCATAAAACTCCAGCCGTTGCGATGGATTCAGCGCCTAAAGCTGGTAAACTCTCTGAAACTACACTTAAAGCATTACGAGGGCTTAAATAA
- a CDS encoding DUF1073 domain-containing protein: MFDFFKKKEVVSKPIPKWSKLTSAIKNAAEHPPNFYAAPALPAGVVPEGHDIIAMDGFCTASQYVGLEPQFYSEFLGYQRLTQLAQSTEYRLVTETFAQEMTREWGEVKGDDQKRVDILMEEFNRLDIRNLIRKHIENDYYYGGSQLYIQIEGQEDKTDLPLLINEKGIKKGSLKGFTVIEPVWSTPSVYNASNPLESDFFVPKQWWIMGKNVHQSRLLTLVMRPIGTMLRPAYNFYGMSMSQLMLPYVQRHQSIVDSVAQVITMFSLTGLSTDMTGLLQSSEGGVNQLIERAKSMALMRKNDGIVMLDKSTEEFFQINTPLTSLDTLLDKFTQMLAYPSKIPVLKIFGTPTAGLGNTSDGEIRVFYDCVSAQQEAYILPQIKVILDCMQLSLFGNIDESIKFVFNPLYQLDDNEQADVNLKKAQTAQIYIQEGVIDNEEARQALNDDEDSGYQLEGNAPERDPYGENENEQI; encoded by the coding sequence ATGTTTGATTTTTTCAAAAAGAAAGAAGTTGTAAGTAAGCCTATTCCTAAGTGGAGTAAGCTAACCAGTGCAATTAAGAATGCGGCAGAACATCCGCCAAACTTTTATGCTGCTCCCGCCTTACCTGCTGGAGTTGTTCCAGAAGGGCATGACATTATTGCAATGGATGGATTTTGTACGGCTTCGCAATATGTTGGATTAGAGCCACAGTTTTATAGTGAGTTTTTGGGCTATCAAAGACTTACTCAATTGGCGCAATCTACTGAATATCGCTTAGTTACAGAAACATTTGCTCAAGAGATGACACGCGAATGGGGTGAGGTGAAGGGCGATGATCAGAAGCGTGTCGATATTCTTATGGAAGAGTTTAATAGGTTGGATATCCGCAACCTTATCCGCAAGCACATCGAAAATGATTATTATTATGGCGGTTCGCAGTTATACATTCAGATTGAAGGTCAAGAGGATAAAACTGACTTACCTTTATTGATTAACGAGAAAGGCATCAAGAAAGGTTCATTAAAAGGGTTTACAGTTATTGAGCCTGTTTGGTCTACGCCTAGTGTGTACAATGCAAGCAACCCTTTAGAAAGCGATTTCTTTGTTCCTAAGCAATGGTGGATAATGGGTAAAAATGTCCATCAGAGCCGCTTATTAACTTTGGTTATGCGTCCAATTGGGACAATGTTGCGACCAGCTTATAATTTTTATGGTATGTCAATGTCACAATTGATGTTGCCATACGTTCAGCGCCATCAATCTATTGTAGATTCTGTTGCTCAAGTTATCACAATGTTTAGCTTGACTGGCTTGAGTACAGATATGACTGGGCTTTTGCAGTCTTCTGAAGGCGGTGTCAATCAATTGATTGAGCGCGCCAAGTCAATGGCTTTGATGCGGAAGAACGATGGAATTGTTATGCTGGACAAATCCACAGAAGAGTTTTTCCAAATCAACACCCCTTTAACTAGCCTTGATACATTGCTAGACAAATTTACACAGATGCTTGCCTACCCTTCTAAGATTCCAGTATTAAAGATATTCGGAACTCCAACGGCTGGACTTGGCAATACTTCTGATGGTGAAATACGGGTATTTTACGATTGCGTATCAGCGCAACAAGAAGCGTATATTTTGCCACAGATCAAAGTTATTCTTGACTGTATGCAGCTAAGCTTATTCGGAAATATTGATGAGAGTATTAAATTTGTCTTTAATCCGCTTTATCAATTGGACGACAATGAGCAAGCAGATGTAAACTTGAAGAAAGCACAAACGGCTCAGATTTACATTCAAGAAGGCGTGATTGATAATGAAGAAGCACGTCAAGCTTTGAATGATGATGAAGATAGTGGGTATCAATTAGAGGGTAATGCGCCTGAGCGTGACCCTTACGGAGAGAATGAAAATGAACAGATTTGA
- a CDS encoding structural cement protein Gp24, with the protein MGFQTSVNLYNPIGIPGAFASIGPYHSVIAGAFQFVAGDAGLAIAAFAWGSLVDGKTTNAKPADTTNHSLGFVSRNSNIAVITQWQGQSSNLIPSGLEVTLHDRGDFYAVTKTAATVGQKIFASDTDGTIQTGAAGATVEGYTETPFSVTTPGQANSIIKISAF; encoded by the coding sequence ATGGGTTTTCAAACTAGCGTAAACTTATATAACCCGATTGGTATTCCGGGTGCATTTGCTTCTATTGGTCCTTATCATTCTGTAATTGCTGGTGCATTTCAGTTTGTTGCTGGTGATGCTGGATTAGCAATCGCGGCATTTGCTTGGGGATCTTTGGTTGATGGTAAGACAACCAACGCAAAACCAGCCGATACAACCAATCATTCATTGGGCTTTGTTAGCCGTAACTCAAATATTGCGGTTATTACTCAATGGCAAGGTCAATCATCAAATTTAATTCCTTCTGGTCTCGAAGTTACGCTTCATGATCGTGGTGACTTCTATGCGGTGACAAAGACTGCTGCTACCGTTGGTCAAAAGATTTTTGCGTCTGACACAGATGGAACCATCCAGACTGGAGCGGCTGGTGCTACTGTTGAGGGTTATACAGAAACTCCGTTCTCTGTTACTACTCCGGGTCAAGCAAATTCAATCATCAAGATTTCAGCATTTTAA
- a CDS encoding PBSX family phage terminase large subunit, whose product MQTSKPKPKPSLNPVLRSFWTTKARNKILFGGRASSKSWDAAGMAIFLANRYKLRFLCVRQLQNKIEESVYSLLKIQIERFGLQDNFRILDNKIISKVTGSEFLFYGLWRHITEIKSIESIDILWSEESHALTEAQWEVLEPTIRKEGSECWIIFNPNLVSDFVWQNFVVDPPANTLIRHINYNENPFLSQTALDVIADKKRRDPDGFAHIYDGMPRADDDMSIIKASWVEAALDAHKLLNLDDTGRSYLGFDVADAGKDKCALVHRKGIVAYWSDEWKAREDELLKSATRTYNEAIRLNALIHYDSTGVGAGVGAKVNELNREKKTNVQHSKFVAGGGVHEPDKFYQPKITNKDFFANAKAQAWWLVADKFRLTYQVIQAIKNGTEIPKHKPEDLISISSDMPNLHRLKVELSIPHRDEDRLGRVMVESKQDLAKRDVKSPNLADAFIMAYAPVKRSMNLNSSALQDAYSSLGIRNV is encoded by the coding sequence ATGCAGACATCCAAGCCGAAACCAAAGCCGAGTCTTAATCCTGTATTAAGATCGTTTTGGACAACTAAGGCGCGTAACAAAATCTTATTTGGTGGCCGCGCAAGCTCGAAAAGTTGGGATGCGGCTGGCATGGCTATTTTCTTGGCTAATCGTTATAAGCTAAGGTTTTTGTGCGTCCGTCAATTGCAAAACAAGATTGAAGAATCTGTATATTCGTTGCTTAAGATTCAGATTGAGCGATTTGGTCTTCAGGATAATTTTAGGATTTTAGACAACAAGATTATCAGTAAGGTCACTGGATCTGAATTTCTGTTTTATGGATTGTGGCGACACATTACGGAAATCAAGTCTATCGAATCTATTGATATTCTTTGGTCTGAAGAATCACATGCTTTGACCGAAGCGCAATGGGAAGTATTAGAGCCGACTATTCGTAAAGAAGGTTCAGAGTGTTGGATTATCTTTAACCCAAACTTAGTGTCTGACTTTGTTTGGCAAAACTTTGTTGTAGATCCCCCAGCTAATACGCTGATACGCCACATTAACTACAATGAGAACCCATTCTTAAGCCAAACGGCGCTTGATGTAATTGCGGATAAAAAACGGCGTGATCCTGATGGATTTGCACATATCTATGATGGCATGCCGCGCGCTGATGATGATATGTCTATCATCAAAGCTTCATGGGTTGAAGCTGCTTTAGATGCTCATAAGCTGCTTAATCTTGATGATACTGGTAGATCGTATCTAGGGTTTGACGTTGCTGATGCTGGTAAAGACAAGTGCGCTCTTGTTCATCGCAAGGGCATCGTTGCTTATTGGTCTGATGAATGGAAGGCGCGTGAAGATGAATTGCTCAAATCTGCAACTAGAACCTATAACGAAGCGATTAGATTGAATGCGTTGATTCATTACGATTCGACTGGTGTGGGTGCTGGTGTTGGTGCAAAAGTTAATGAGTTAAACAGGGAGAAGAAAACCAATGTTCAGCACAGTAAGTTTGTTGCTGGCGGTGGTGTTCATGAGCCTGATAAGTTTTACCAGCCAAAGATTACAAACAAAGACTTCTTTGCTAATGCGAAGGCTCAGGCATGGTGGCTTGTTGCTGATAAATTCCGTCTAACCTATCAAGTGATTCAAGCGATTAAAAACGGAACCGAAATTCCAAAGCATAAGCCAGAAGATTTAATATCTATTAGTTCTGATATGCCAAACTTACACAGGCTTAAAGTTGAGCTATCCATTCCTCATCGTGATGAAGATAGATTGGGGCGTGTTATGGTAGAATCGAAACAAGATTTAGCTAAGCGTGATGTTAAGTCGCCAAACTTAGCAGATGCGTTTATTATGGCTTATGCTCCTGTTAAGCGCTCAATGAATTTAAACTCTTCAGCATTGCAAGATGCTTATTCTAGTTTAGGAATTAGAAATGTTTGA
- a CDS encoding phage minor head protein, with protein sequence MEITLESIAPNASLTKWYREQMQGMMDEMRSDLIQDVVKPMRSEIAMDGILDWMGHVIDGLVSRWQDRLDKLSTQVAQELVSKAKTNYDKRLLGILRKRGFTVNFRNTQYVEDQAQIALGENVALIKSIGNEYLDKVRSAVWRSVKNGYDVESLIKQLKEIDGVTDRRAKNIAKDQTAKLNQAFEKARAEELGVKEAIWLHSSAGKTYRHDHVKANGTRYEIAKGCFIGGELIQPAEKINCRCRAKLIIEIPDSMV encoded by the coding sequence ATGGAAATAACCCTTGAATCAATAGCGCCTAATGCATCCCTGACCAAATGGTACAGGGAGCAAATGCAAGGCATGATGGATGAAATGCGTTCTGATTTAATTCAGGACGTAGTTAAGCCGATGCGGTCTGAAATTGCTATGGATGGCATTTTAGATTGGATGGGACATGTTATTGATGGATTGGTTAGTCGATGGCAAGATCGTTTAGATAAGCTATCAACTCAAGTGGCGCAAGAGTTGGTAAGCAAAGCTAAAACCAACTACGACAAACGATTGTTAGGAATTCTCCGTAAGCGTGGATTCACTGTTAATTTTCGCAATACGCAATATGTGGAAGATCAAGCGCAAATTGCTCTAGGTGAAAACGTTGCTTTGATCAAGTCTATTGGCAATGAGTATCTTGATAAAGTTCGTTCTGCTGTTTGGCGTAGTGTTAAGAATGGCTATGATGTTGAATCGCTAATCAAGCAACTCAAAGAGATTGACGGTGTAACAGATCGCAGAGCGAAGAATATTGCTAAGGATCAGACTGCTAAGTTGAATCAGGCTTTTGAGAAGGCTCGCGCTGAAGAGCTAGGAGTCAAAGAAGCTATCTGGTTGCACTCATCGGCAGGTAAAACTTATCGCCATGACCATGTTAAGGCCAATGGTACACGGTATGAAATTGCCAAAGGTTGTTTTATTGGGGGAGAGTTGATTCAGCCAGCAGAAAAGATCAATTGCCGATGTAGAGCCAAGCTTATTATCGAAATTCCTGATTCTATGGTATAG